In the Candidatus Electrothrix sp. GW3-4 genome, one interval contains:
- a CDS encoding lysophospholipid acyltransferase family protein, translating into MIKFLALYVTDIIRWIYWGPVRILIRITPKGLSYRLIMLVGVCAYFIRRGKKEQLRAWMEQVSGGPVSRAQLIDVFVQYYSNSLDTLLYCKLSSENIDRFVHYEGLGNLKQALRADKGVILLHPHFGNEEYLMPAIGHKGFTVSQIASRWEPDYTPGPFFALSNRIRRHAWRMRIGTREKLPVGFVYIDKGIRDIYRLLKRNEVLLLALDGREGGSWQEVPFLGMTAKISPGPIKIAQSTGALLLPTVIVRTGRYHHTVHIGEPVRISKQSDKSGETVRADTIAVLQAVEPYIKKNPSQYAKFILLDVKLFKEEQADL; encoded by the coding sequence GTGATTAAATTTTTGGCCTTATACGTAACAGACATCATAAGGTGGATATATTGGGGGCCAGTTCGAATCCTGATAAGAATCACCCCCAAGGGTTTGAGTTACCGACTGATTATGCTTGTCGGAGTCTGCGCTTATTTCATACGCCGAGGAAAGAAGGAGCAGTTGCGCGCCTGGATGGAACAGGTGAGCGGCGGGCCAGTTTCCCGTGCTCAACTAATTGATGTATTTGTGCAGTATTACTCTAATTCACTGGACACCTTACTGTATTGCAAACTGTCTTCTGAAAATATCGATCGATTTGTTCATTATGAGGGGCTGGGTAATCTGAAGCAGGCCTTGCGTGCGGACAAAGGCGTTATTTTACTGCATCCCCATTTCGGTAACGAGGAATATCTGATGCCCGCTATTGGGCATAAAGGATTTACAGTCAGCCAGATAGCCAGTCGATGGGAACCTGACTACACGCCAGGACCTTTTTTTGCTTTGTCCAACCGTATTCGTCGACACGCTTGGCGGATGCGTATTGGTACACGGGAAAAATTGCCGGTCGGGTTTGTTTATATTGATAAAGGAATACGCGATATCTATCGTCTGCTCAAACGTAACGAAGTGCTTTTACTCGCTCTAGACGGTAGAGAAGGCGGCAGCTGGCAGGAAGTACCTTTTCTCGGTATGACGGCCAAAATTTCACCTGGACCGATAAAGATTGCCCAATCCACCGGTGCGTTATTACTGCCCACAGTGATCGTGAGAACAGGGCGTTACCATCATACCGTCCATATTGGAGAACCTGTCAGGATTTCCAAACAGTCCGATAAATCAGGTGAGACTGTCCGCGCTGATACAATTGCCGTTTTGCAGGCGGTAGAGCCTTATATTAAAAAAAATCCCTCGCAATATGCTAAATTCATCTTGCTCGACGTAAAATTGTTTAAAGAGGAACAAGCTGATCTATGA
- a CDS encoding cobalamin-dependent protein (Presence of a B(12) (cobalamin)-binding domain implies dependence on cobalamin itself, in one of its several forms, or in some unusual lineages, dependence on a cobalamin-like analog.), producing the protein MRILYLQQYLGGDELLVMPIGLLYIATAASAHEAKLFDMNAAKNPYQELDEILREYDPHVIALSLRNIDSQQRMDLKYYYLELPKTLQLVKTVKPEVFLVVGGAGFSMFAKTIMQRHREIDFGIYLEGETAFPALLENLQTPHKVSNLYYRKGSELKVTERGPLIDLETLPIPRKDIIPDIKIYETGKGGIGVNTKRGCPCRCSYCNYYLLNGLKVRMRPPVQVVDEIEELVNKYGMKEFMFADGMFSSPFRHAKEICEEMKGREIKVQWDAWCDIRDINEEFIDIVSAAGCRSLIISPDAYSNSALEGLNKKITTRQVRRAIKLLMHRSNLRIGFCFFQASPGETFWGYLQTLFYYINSIISITLRGRGGCGFSWIRIEPDTQIRKTAVRDGTITEETELLPEDIESLQKLFYVKPSLRFIDPLSRMIVSSVSLIKGIIGRKRHKR; encoded by the coding sequence ATGAGAATTCTTTACCTACAGCAGTATCTGGGAGGAGATGAGCTCTTGGTGATGCCCATTGGGCTGCTCTATATTGCCACCGCTGCATCTGCTCATGAGGCAAAACTCTTTGACATGAATGCAGCAAAAAATCCTTACCAGGAGCTTGATGAAATACTTCGAGAATATGATCCGCACGTTATCGCTCTTTCTTTGAGAAATATCGATAGCCAGCAGCGCATGGACCTGAAATATTATTATCTGGAGCTGCCTAAAACCTTACAGCTTGTCAAAACAGTGAAGCCCGAGGTGTTCCTTGTGGTGGGCGGTGCAGGTTTTTCCATGTTTGCCAAGACGATTATGCAGCGCCACCGCGAAATCGACTTTGGTATCTATCTTGAGGGAGAAACAGCCTTTCCAGCTCTCCTTGAAAATCTGCAGACGCCCCATAAGGTGTCTAATTTGTATTATCGCAAAGGAAGCGAGCTGAAAGTTACTGAGCGCGGCCCGCTTATTGATTTAGAAACGTTACCTATCCCCCGTAAGGATATCATCCCTGATATCAAAATCTACGAAACAGGAAAAGGCGGGATAGGGGTGAATACAAAACGCGGCTGCCCCTGCCGGTGCAGTTATTGTAATTATTATTTGCTCAATGGTCTGAAAGTAAGAATGCGTCCCCCTGTTCAGGTAGTGGATGAAATAGAAGAATTGGTAAACAAATACGGCATGAAAGAGTTTATGTTTGCCGACGGAATGTTCAGTAGCCCTTTCAGGCATGCCAAGGAAATATGCGAGGAGATGAAGGGCCGGGAAATAAAAGTACAATGGGATGCCTGGTGTGATATACGAGATATCAACGAGGAGTTTATCGACATAGTCAGCGCGGCAGGGTGCCGTTCTCTAATCATCTCACCGGATGCCTACAGCAATTCTGCCCTGGAGGGGTTGAACAAGAAGATAACCACTCGTCAGGTACGCAGGGCTATCAAACTCCTCATGCACCGATCCAATCTCAGAATAGGATTTTGTTTCTTTCAGGCCTCGCCAGGGGAGACATTCTGGGGTTATCTGCAAACGTTATTTTATTATATAAACAGCATCATATCTATCACACTCAGGGGAAGAGGTGGATGTGGTTTTTCCTGGATCAGGATAGAACCTGATACCCAAATACGGAAAACAGCTGTTCGTGACGGCACGATTACCGAGGAAACCGAACTCTTGCCAGAGGATATAGAAAGTTTACAGAAACTTTTTTATGTCAAACCCTCTCTTCGCTTTATTGATCCGCTTTCGCGAATGATTGTCAGCAGCGTAAGTCTAATAAAAGGCATAATCGGTCGCAAAAGACATAAAAGGTAA
- a CDS encoding alkaline phosphatase family protein, whose protein sequence is MKLYVIGIDGATYRVIQPLLAAGKLPHIQRIMSEGGSGRLMSTVPPLSPVAWTTITTGAKPSSHGITEFLAHDKTTKNNFLFDASHRKVDPIWTVAGSVGKRSCVINVPLTYPVDHLNGFMISGLGTPPTQNGHAYPMEDFEEMKQAIGRYDIDINFLKNKKKTKIAESLRQVTQGRRRCFNFLLDREPWDLFFFVFTNTDRAQHFFWQEYEETNGPLADMIPYCYQEADRAVGQVMERAEAEEGMVMIVSDHGFGPLNNSFSLSNWLHDKGLLTSTGTKVRENPLKKTAKKIIPDQLIKVLLSTIFKNRWKFTGPSADLDKWIDWEKTKIYSHKKIDTVFLFTNDEAFSNAAERAAVIRQLRKDMLAVTDPSTGENIILDLVDGNLLFGEDKATTPDLVLIPANGYNFSFDSQDIERENPFVGIPRLWSGNHESEGVFMAWGKHINAGTEYGELSIMDVMPTMCYILDLPIPSWAEGKVVRQAFSESFLDTRKERRESPPSDANFRDSASAGAMNEVESEEVIKRLKALGYL, encoded by the coding sequence TTGAAATTATACGTTATAGGTATTGACGGAGCCACCTATCGGGTGATACAGCCTCTGCTTGCGGCAGGAAAATTACCTCATATCCAACGAATAATGAGTGAAGGCGGGAGCGGGCGTCTCATGTCCACGGTTCCACCACTCTCACCGGTAGCATGGACAACTATCACGACAGGAGCTAAACCATCTTCGCATGGGATTACCGAATTCTTGGCGCACGATAAAACGACCAAAAATAACTTTCTCTTTGACGCAAGTCATCGCAAAGTTGATCCCATATGGACTGTTGCCGGGAGCGTAGGCAAACGATCATGTGTAATCAATGTACCGCTTACTTATCCGGTAGACCACCTGAATGGTTTCATGATTTCCGGCCTCGGGACCCCTCCCACCCAGAATGGGCATGCCTACCCAATGGAAGATTTTGAAGAAATGAAACAAGCCATTGGAAGATATGATATCGATATAAACTTCCTGAAAAACAAAAAAAAGACCAAGATTGCCGAGTCACTGCGACAAGTCACCCAGGGCCGGCGTAGGTGTTTCAATTTTCTTCTCGACAGAGAGCCTTGGGATCTCTTTTTCTTCGTTTTTACCAATACAGACCGGGCGCAACATTTTTTCTGGCAGGAATATGAGGAAACAAATGGTCCTCTTGCTGATATGATTCCGTATTGCTACCAGGAGGCTGACCGTGCTGTGGGGCAGGTCATGGAAAGGGCCGAAGCTGAGGAAGGCATGGTCATGATTGTTTCGGACCACGGATTCGGACCATTGAATAACAGTTTCTCACTGAGTAATTGGCTCCATGACAAAGGACTGCTCACCTCAACCGGAACAAAGGTGCGGGAAAATCCACTGAAAAAGACAGCGAAAAAAATAATTCCAGACCAACTTATCAAGGTACTCCTCAGCACAATTTTCAAGAATCGTTGGAAATTCACTGGTCCTTCCGCAGATCTGGACAAGTGGATTGACTGGGAAAAAACAAAAATCTATTCACACAAGAAAATTGATACGGTATTTTTGTTCACAAATGATGAAGCCTTTTCCAATGCAGCGGAAAGGGCAGCGGTCATCCGACAGCTCCGCAAGGATATGCTTGCAGTAACAGATCCCTCTACAGGAGAAAATATCATCCTGGATCTTGTTGACGGAAACCTGCTCTTTGGAGAGGATAAGGCTACTACTCCAGATCTAGTCCTTATCCCTGCTAACGGCTATAATTTCAGTTTTGATAGCCAGGATATTGAACGGGAAAATCCTTTCGTGGGTATCCCCAGATTATGGTCGGGAAATCACGAATCCGAAGGGGTATTCATGGCATGGGGGAAACATATCAATGCGGGTACGGAATACGGCGAACTGTCCATTATGGATGTCATGCCCACCATGTGTTATATCTTGGACCTGCCTATTCCCTCGTGGGCGGAAGGTAAGGTGGTCAGACAGGCGTTTAGCGAGTCTTTCCTCGATACTCGCAAGGAGAGGCGTGAGTCCCCTCCTTCCGATGCTAATTTCCGAGACAGTGCATCTGCCGGAGCCATGAACGAGGTTGAATCTGAGGAAGTGATCAAGCGGCTTAAGGCGCTGGGTTACCTTTAA
- a CDS encoding Wzz/FepE/Etk N-terminal domain-containing protein, giving the protein MELRILLKILHRRRAVLALVLISFLLLVTLITLLAPESYEATAKISVEKTDKINAVMTGLGLQGIVLDTRVDDSVSFDTDVELLMIRPLVEGLIVNMDLRDSDDEYFKVDEFLEGGLKNKIKGSPSIDIKQYNDTALVSIAASSTVPEQAAEIANRLARMYKDERIMRMKADFGEVKDNINSSLDRIRENYYRTLRDYEIFMERIGLGKISTALTNLLDQISDLEKQRSEYQRTIASLGKTIEVSKKELGKTKKLWESSHELGQNAVMTDLREKLTGLSVELAGLGITVTKNHPDHKSLTAQLDEITALLKNEPTFSISRKQFTLNPIYNSLYQSISENIIKLKGTLVLLKTVEQQLDEYKAKLLQLPALQTENTKLNMELTAQSTIYSTLLQYAMEISLAETAAVSKIRLVEPAKTPDIDEPDFPTKEVNFILGVIFGTFFAVGTALVIDYADDNVHEAQVLHHLSDKPYLGSLPYAPSLRPKTILQSSTRVTEHLRSMRDTLLFENANQQAGGLFVITSATERGGTSTVATGLAKTFAERCGETLLVDLNLRSPSLGGLTGQNKRSLVTGVAEALANNGIVTEDSFQNSSLEGLTILLAGKPSAETEKLLDTPALAILLNNLRQQFRYVIIDTPSPAFYHDAVLIAQEADAVVLVVRAAEITGAAVVHYLEKLRIIGDPIIGTVLNGEGYSLSLHRLPWITVMFAKEQLLRQYRRYKRT; this is encoded by the coding sequence ATGGAATTACGGATTCTCCTAAAAATACTGCATCGCCGTCGGGCCGTTCTTGCCTTGGTGTTAATTTCTTTTCTCCTGCTGGTGACCCTTATTACCCTGTTGGCTCCTGAAAGTTATGAAGCTACGGCTAAAATATCTGTTGAAAAAACAGATAAGATCAACGCCGTTATGACCGGTCTCGGCCTTCAGGGGATTGTACTGGATACTCGAGTCGATGATAGCGTGAGTTTTGATACTGATGTTGAACTGCTCATGATACGCCCGCTTGTGGAAGGGCTTATCGTTAATATGGACCTGCGTGACAGCGATGACGAATATTTTAAAGTTGATGAATTCCTTGAAGGCGGTCTGAAAAACAAAATCAAAGGTAGTCCGTCCATTGACATTAAACAGTACAACGACACCGCTCTGGTAAGCATTGCAGCGAGTTCCACTGTCCCGGAGCAAGCAGCGGAGATAGCCAACCGTTTAGCAAGGATGTATAAAGATGAGCGCATCATGCGCATGAAAGCAGATTTTGGTGAAGTAAAAGATAATATCAACAGCAGCCTGGACCGCATACGTGAAAATTACTACCGAACACTTCGCGATTATGAAATATTTATGGAGCGAATTGGCTTGGGAAAAATAAGCACCGCTCTTACAAACCTGCTTGACCAAATATCTGACCTTGAAAAACAGCGGTCTGAATACCAGCGAACTATTGCCTCACTTGGCAAAACGATAGAAGTCTCCAAAAAAGAGCTTGGAAAGACAAAAAAATTATGGGAATCGTCACATGAGTTGGGACAGAACGCTGTAATGACCGACCTGAGAGAAAAGTTAACCGGGCTTTCTGTGGAACTCGCCGGTCTTGGCATTACCGTGACGAAGAATCATCCTGACCATAAGAGTCTTACTGCACAGCTTGATGAGATTACAGCACTCCTCAAAAATGAACCGACGTTTTCCATCAGCAGGAAGCAGTTTACCTTAAACCCCATTTACAACTCACTCTACCAATCCATATCAGAGAATATCATTAAACTCAAAGGGACATTGGTGCTGCTGAAGACCGTCGAGCAACAGCTGGATGAATACAAGGCAAAGCTTCTCCAGTTGCCAGCGCTCCAGACAGAAAACACCAAATTGAATATGGAGTTAACCGCTCAATCGACCATTTACTCCACATTATTACAGTATGCGATGGAGATCAGTTTAGCAGAAACGGCAGCTGTGTCAAAAATTCGTCTAGTGGAACCTGCAAAGACACCTGACATTGATGAGCCTGATTTCCCAACAAAAGAGGTCAATTTTATTCTGGGAGTTATTTTTGGTACATTTTTCGCTGTCGGAACCGCTTTAGTGATTGACTATGCTGATGATAACGTGCATGAAGCCCAAGTGCTACACCATCTGAGCGATAAACCATATTTAGGATCCCTGCCATACGCCCCTTCCCTGCGCCCTAAAACCATCTTGCAATCATCGACAAGGGTTACTGAGCATCTACGCAGTATGAGAGATACTCTTCTTTTTGAAAACGCAAACCAGCAAGCAGGCGGGCTTTTTGTCATTACCTCGGCAACTGAGCGAGGCGGCACCAGTACTGTGGCGACAGGCCTTGCCAAAACCTTCGCAGAACGATGCGGCGAAACCCTACTGGTGGACCTAAACCTGCGTTCTCCTTCTCTCGGCGGTCTAACAGGTCAAAACAAACGCTCCCTCGTAACAGGAGTAGCCGAAGCATTGGCTAATAACGGCATTGTGACAGAGGACAGCTTCCAAAATTCTTCTCTTGAAGGGCTGACGATACTCCTTGCTGGCAAGCCATCTGCTGAAACGGAAAAGCTGCTGGACACTCCGGCCCTTGCAATTCTGCTCAATAATCTACGCCAGCAATTTCGGTACGTAATTATCGACACTCCGTCTCCTGCCTTTTATCATGACGCCGTACTCATTGCCCAGGAAGCCGATGCGGTGGTGCTGGTGGTTCGCGCCGCAGAAATAACTGGCGCCGCAGTTGTGCATTATCTTGAAAAATTGAGAATAATAGGAGACCCTATAATCGGAACTGTTCTGAATGGCGAAGGGTACAGCCTGTCTCTGCATCGCCTCCCCTGGATAACGGTGATGTTTGCGAAAGAGCAGCTGCTACGGCAATACCGCCGTTATAAGCGCACCTGA
- a CDS encoding aryl-sulfate sulfotransferase, with translation MYCFATPLKKWKLFFSSFLVCTIFFFPLFQCHASSDKLTIYDQDKTYPGYTLFYSFLDERVVLLDMQGNVVYTWNLPIGGNPKPLPNGNILTHVPVGTGGNALVEVDWNESIVWSFNNKNFSFLHHDQEKLRNGNYLVLGSRFHNVPSIKQDILRDDFILEINRRGNIVWGWLTSDHFASFDFSDEALQLIWEGTRYDENNVDTFHSNSIQSLPENKWYDQGDTRFKPGNILVSQRNTNIVFIIEKESGEIVWKIGPNDNLTIGQHNANMIPRGYPGAGNILIFDNGGIGGYPLQRRAMSRIIEVNADKTIEWEYTASDSEQPDVHFFSMYMGSAQRLPNGNTLICAAMNGKLFEVTRRGEIVWEYLHNDPIYRAYRVSLNWWPH, from the coding sequence ATGTATTGTTTTGCAACACCACTAAAAAAATGGAAATTGTTCTTCTCGAGCTTTCTTGTGTGTACAATCTTCTTTTTCCCGTTATTCCAGTGCCACGCTTCTTCCGATAAGCTGACAATTTATGATCAAGATAAAACCTACCCGGGGTACACTCTATTTTACTCATTTCTTGATGAACGGGTGGTGTTATTAGATATGCAAGGTAATGTGGTGTATACGTGGAATCTGCCGATTGGAGGAAATCCAAAACCGTTGCCCAATGGAAATATATTGACGCATGTTCCGGTAGGTACAGGAGGAAATGCCCTTGTAGAGGTAGATTGGAATGAGAGTATTGTCTGGAGTTTTAATAATAAAAACTTTTCTTTTTTGCATCATGACCAAGAGAAATTAAGAAACGGGAATTACCTCGTGTTAGGTTCCAGATTTCATAATGTCCCGTCAATAAAACAAGATATACTTCGAGATGATTTTATTTTAGAGATTAATCGTCGAGGAAATATTGTTTGGGGATGGCTCACCTCTGATCATTTCGCTTCATTTGACTTCTCAGATGAAGCGCTGCAATTAATTTGGGAAGGCACGCGGTACGATGAAAATAATGTTGATACCTTTCATTCTAACTCTATTCAGAGTTTGCCGGAAAACAAATGGTACGATCAAGGGGATACTCGTTTCAAACCGGGAAATATCCTGGTAAGCCAAAGAAATACGAATATTGTTTTTATCATCGAAAAGGAATCTGGAGAAATAGTTTGGAAAATCGGTCCAAATGATAACCTGACCATAGGTCAACATAATGCAAACATGATCCCACGGGGGTATCCGGGAGCAGGAAATATTTTAATTTTTGATAATGGAGGGATAGGTGGATATCCTCTTCAACGAAGGGCCATGTCTAGGATAATTGAAGTTAATGCTGATAAGACTATTGAATGGGAATATACAGCTTCTGACAGCGAACAACCTGATGTACACTTTTTTAGTATGTATATGGGCAGTGCTCAAAGACTCCCAAATGGCAATACCTTGATTTGCGCGGCAATGAATGGAAAATTGTTTGAAGTAACCAGAAGAGGGGAAATAGTTTGGGAATATTTGCATAATGATCCCATTTATAGAGCTTATAGGGTCAGCTTAAACTGGTGGCCGCACTGA
- a CDS encoding O-antigen ligase family protein: MEQVSKLTYSPLRSALWLPAGAVLLFLSAVLTVFTPWYISTVVFVCTLLSLIILFKPSWGLYLLVLLVPATPFSIGFIIVAPWNYEIATRYADIIPFFTPLVPLTVAGLLFIKFSRLEQVSFRDPLLLISLLLLGYAGISLNWSANPEHSVFEFFHFLINVLLYLSIVALIDDKKKYRILMWTWIISITVQGIIAMALFAYESVIVSHHLLPTFLFHFRMYGDMLLPNGAPNPAAGLQDFHETSLLTNMAAALCFGMLFTVPKRSKKFALLALLFLFLLFISMRTESRAGIGAMLVMLMALALLIPPLKYRQVRTSVLFIVCAGSLYAATHLYLYTMTEVDQKPRMVFIIEEILGGGKLIDTGHKKKESGRMYMYKRAFRTFFSNQPQRGLGIGNLKYLVLLPHAHSLYFSLILDFGLAGLLFLAALVYILLQRLYLIIKLPDSPNRTMALAATSGLIGAATHCLVDFEYLYTSLWLFLGLVMTSYNMALSVDVDKQTTDRNLLPS, encoded by the coding sequence ATGGAGCAAGTATCAAAATTAACATACTCACCTCTTCGGTCAGCCTTATGGCTACCCGCAGGAGCGGTACTGCTCTTTCTTTCCGCAGTCCTAACGGTTTTCACACCGTGGTATATTTCTACGGTCGTATTTGTCTGCACCCTGTTAAGTTTAATAATTTTATTTAAGCCTTCCTGGGGATTATACCTGCTTGTCCTCCTGGTACCGGCAACTCCTTTTTCTATCGGGTTTATCATTGTCGCACCCTGGAATTACGAGATAGCGACCAGATATGCCGATATAATTCCCTTTTTCACCCCTCTTGTTCCCCTCACTGTTGCGGGCCTGTTGTTTATTAAATTTTCCCGGTTGGAACAGGTGAGTTTTCGTGATCCGCTGCTCCTTATCTCTTTGTTACTTCTGGGCTATGCAGGGATAAGCCTAAACTGGAGTGCTAACCCCGAACATTCAGTGTTTGAATTTTTTCATTTTCTGATCAATGTTCTCCTCTATCTGAGTATAGTGGCCCTGATCGACGATAAAAAAAAGTACCGGATCCTCATGTGGACCTGGATCATTTCCATAACTGTCCAGGGTATAATAGCAATGGCTCTTTTCGCGTATGAAAGCGTTATTGTCAGCCATCACCTGCTGCCTACCTTCCTTTTCCACTTCAGGATGTACGGGGATATGCTTTTACCTAATGGGGCACCAAATCCTGCTGCCGGGCTGCAGGATTTTCATGAGACCTCGCTGCTGACCAATATGGCGGCTGCTTTATGTTTTGGCATGTTGTTCACTGTGCCGAAACGAAGCAAGAAATTTGCGCTGCTTGCTCTCCTCTTCCTGTTTCTTCTTTTTATCAGTATGCGCACAGAAAGTCGTGCAGGTATCGGCGCTATGCTAGTTATGCTGATGGCCTTGGCATTACTGATTCCTCCTCTGAAATATCGTCAAGTTAGAACTTCTGTACTTTTTATAGTATGTGCCGGTTCTCTCTACGCCGCCACTCACCTCTATCTTTATACAATGACCGAGGTTGACCAGAAACCACGTATGGTTTTTATCATTGAAGAAATTCTTGGTGGTGGCAAGCTCATCGACACTGGTCATAAAAAAAAAGAAAGCGGCAGAATGTATATGTATAAACGGGCATTCCGTACTTTTTTTTCCAACCAACCTCAAAGAGGTCTGGGGATCGGAAATTTGAAATACCTCGTCCTCCTCCCTCATGCCCATAGTTTATATTTTTCTCTGATCTTGGATTTCGGGCTAGCGGGCCTTCTCTTTCTGGCTGCACTTGTCTACATACTGCTTCAACGGCTCTATCTGATTATAAAATTACCAGACAGTCCCAATCGAACCATGGCCTTGGCTGCCACCTCCGGTCTAATAGGGGCTGCTACTCATTGTCTCGTGGATTTTGAATATCTTTACACCTCG